The following are encoded together in the Xiphophorus hellerii strain 12219 chromosome 3, Xiphophorus_hellerii-4.1, whole genome shotgun sequence genome:
- the LOC116717908 gene encoding neurexophilin-1: MRRTADMKSTCLWAAAALLSLSSLVTNADSPHSGSSDLRQSSKSKVKTYWTESNKAVSISRLLSQTIYGKENFTSVDLNYDDADTYSKPEQWNWLYNASTPRDPRPRTKRRPIVKTGKFKKMFGWGDFHSNIKTVKLNLLITGKIVDHGNGTFSVYFRHNSTGQGNVSVGLVPPTKAVEFQVHPQQQQHFHQHNHNQQQQTALETKDTKLFNCRVEYEKVEKGTRNSLCAHDPSQSCPQEQTQSHVSWLCSKPFKVICIFITFYSTDYKLVQKVCPDYNYHSDTPYLPTG, encoded by the exons ATGAGGCGAACGGCGGACATGAAGAGCACATGTCTGTGGGCCGCCGCTGCGCTGCTGTCACTCAGCTCTCTG gtgACCAATGCTGATTCCCCTCACTCAGGAAGTTCGGACTTGAGACAGAGCTCCAAATCCAAAGTAAAGACGTACTGGACTGAAAGCAACAAAGCGGTCTCCATCAGTCGCCTGCTGTCTCAAACCATCTACGGAAAGGAGAACTTCACCTCGGTGGATCTGAATTACGACGACGCGGACACCTACTCCAAACCGGAGCAGTGGAACTGGCTTTACAACGCTTCAACGCCGCGCGACCCGCGGCCTCGCACGAAAAGACGGCCCATCGTCAAGACCGGGAAGTTCAAGAAGATGTTCGGCTGGGGCGATTTCCATTCAAACATCAAAACGGTGAAGCTAAACCTCCTCATCACCGGGAAAATAGTGGATCACGGCAACGGCACCTTCAGCGTCTATTTCCGGCACAACTCCACCGGCCAGGGCAACGTTTCTGTCGGGCTCGTTCCCCCGACGAAGGCGGTGGAGTTCCAGGTCCatccgcagcagcagcagcacttcCACCAACATAACcacaaccagcagcagcagacggCTCTGGAAACCAAAGACACCAAGCTGTTCAACTGCAGGGTGGAGTACGAGAAGGTGGAGAAGGGCACCAGGAACTCGCTGTGCGCCCACGACCCGTCGCAGAGCTGCCCGCAGGAGCAGACGCAGAGCCACGTGTCCTGGCTGTGCTCCAAACCTTTCAAGGTCATCTGCATCTTCATCACCTTCTACAGCACCGACTACAAGCTGGTGCAGAAGGTCTGCCCGGACTACAACTACCACAGCGACACCCCCTACCTCCCCACCGGGTGA